From Oryza brachyantha chromosome 9, ObraRS2, whole genome shotgun sequence, a single genomic window includes:
- the LOC102702963 gene encoding upstream activation factor subunit spp27 yields MVLRRASAAAVADCPKKVARLVDLVNLPTALRGFAGGQSQMSHLSFFLRVWSHIKNNNLQDPTNRNIVNCDDKLKTVLLVSCGLS; encoded by the exons ATGGTGCTGCGGCGGgcttccgcggcggcggtggccgatTGCCCCAAGAAGGTGGCGCGGCTGGTGGACCTGGTGAACCTTCCGACAGCGCTGCGGGGCTTCGCCGGGGGCCAGTCCCAGATGTCCcacctctctttcttcctccGCGTCTGGTCACACATCAAGAACAACAACCTCCAG GACCCAACTAATAGGAACATTGTCAACTGCGATGACAAGCTGAAGACTGTGTTGTTGG TATCTTGTGGGTTGAGTTAA